GTTCTGGGTCAAGTACCACTTCAAGACCGACCAGGGCATCGACTTCCTCACCTCCGGCGAGGCGGCGACCCTCGCGGGTGAGAACGCCGATCACCACATCGCCGACCTCTGGGACGCCATCGTCGCGGGCGACCACCCGAGCTGGACGCTGTACGTCCAGGTCATGCCGTACGAGGACGCCGCCGACTACCGGTTCAACCCCTTCGACCTGACGAAGGTGTGGCCGCACGGCGACTACCCGCTGATCAAGGTCGGCAGGCTCGTGCTGGACCGCAACCCGGAGAACTACTTCGCGCAGATCGAGCAGAGCGCGTTCGAGCCGACGAACCTGGTGCCGGGCATCGGGCCGTCGCCGGACAAGATGCTGCTGGGGCGGATGTTCTCCTACCCGGACGCGCACCGCTACCGCATCGGGGCGAACTACGCCCAGCTGCCGGTGAACCAGCCCAAGTCGCCGGTCAACTCGTACTCCAAGGACGGCGCGATGCGCTACTCCAACCCGGGTGACCCCGTGTACGCGCCGAACTCCTACGGCGGGCCGCACGCGGACGCACGGAAGGCGGGCGAGACCAGCGCGGCGTTCGGCGTGACGGACGAGATCGTCCGGTCGGCCTACCGGCTGCACGCCGAGGACGACGACTTCGGGCAGGCCGGCACGATGGTCCGCTCCGTGCTGAACGACGACCAGCGTGCTCGGCTGGTGGCCAACGTCCAGGGCCACCTGAGCAACGGCGTCTCGAAGCCGGTCCTGGAGCGGGCGCTGCAGTACTGGCGGAACGTCGACAAGGGCCTGGGCGACAAGATCGCCGCTGCCTTCGACGGCAGCTGACGCGACTCCCCTCGATCCTGTGGGACCCCCAGCCGCAGGATCGAGGGACCTGGGGACGGCGATGGCCGTCCGGCGGCCCGGCGAGCTCCCCCTCTCGCCGGGCCGCTCCGTCCCGCCTCCATCACGTCGCCGTCGGGCGGCCGCACGCCGGCGCGCCGCAGGCCGCGCGCTCGCGGGACGGCGCGGATCTCACGGAGGGACGCGGCCGGCCGATGGTCGGCGACTTCGACTTCCGCTCGGGCTTCCGCCTTCTCGACGGCGAACGATGTCGGTGTCCGTGGCCGAGTGAGATGTCCCATACCAGCTGACCACTCGTCGTGTCCGGCGCTGTCGGTCACTCGGCCCGGCCGGCTCGAGGCACCGGGCGGGGCCGCCGCGCCGTCGGGAGCACCGCGAGAGGTCGTCGGCCGCGTCTCGCTGCTTCACGCGCCGGGGCGGCGGGGAGGCGGCCTCAGGCCAGCGGTCGCAGGCCCGGCAGGTAGCCGGACTCCCTGCACCAGGGGCAGGGCCGCAGGTGGTGGACGGTGCGTCCCACGTCACCGAGCAGCGCCAACGCGGGCTCCACGATCTGACCGCTCCCCTCGCAGCTCGGGCAGACGGTGGAGAGCTTGGGCCGCGGTCCTGGCAGGGTCGACTCGAATTGCTCCTCGCTCACTCCTGCACAGTAGGCCGGGCCGGCCTCGCGCCCCAATCCTCCGACCGCCGTGCCCCCTTGCGGCCATGACCCTGGGACGAGCGGGAACGGCGTCGCCACCGGGGGAGATCCGCCCCGATGCCTTGACCTACAGCAAACTTGAGGTTTTAGTCTGTGGGCGTGAGCCGAACCGTGTCGATCGCCATGGGCGATACATCGAGCCCCGCCCGACCCGACGCCGAACGGGTGCGGTGCGCGTGAGCATCCGGGTGGTGGGCATCGGCGGATCGATCCGGTCGGACTCGCAATCGGAGCGCACCCTGAGCGCGGTCCTCGCGGGTGCTCGGCAGGCAGGCGCGGAGACGACGACCCTCGCCGGAACAGACCTGGTGCTGCCGTTCTACGACCCGTCGGTGGCCGAGCGCACGGACGGCGCGCGCCGCCTGGTCGACGTCCTGCGCAACGCCGACGGCGTGATCCTCGTGTCGCCGGGATACCACGGCACGGTGTCGGGCCTGGTGAAGAACGCGCTCGACTACGTGGAGGACCTGCGCGGCGACGCGCGGCCGTATCTCGACGGTCGAGCCGTCGGCTGCGTCGGCACCGCGCAGGGCTGGCAGGCGGCCGTCAGCACCCTCACCGCGCTGCGGTCCATCGTGCACGCGCTGCGTGGCTGGCCGACGCCGCTCGGTGCCGCGCTGCACGCGGGCGAGGTGCGGTTCGACGAGCACGGGGCCTGCACGGACGCCAAGACGGCGGGCACCCTGCACGCCATCGGCGAGCAGGTCGTCGACTTCGCCCGCCGCAGGCACGGCTGATCGCAGGCGGCCCATGCCGCGCCTGCCTGCCGGCAGGCGCACCGACCGCGCCTCGGCCGGTGACGGTCGGCACGGCGCGGTCGTGAGCGGACAACGGCCCGACGGCAGGCGTGGGC
This genomic stretch from Actinoalloteichus hoggarensis harbors:
- a CDS encoding NADPH-dependent FMN reductase; translated protein: MSIRVVGIGGSIRSDSQSERTLSAVLAGARQAGAETTTLAGTDLVLPFYDPSVAERTDGARRLVDVLRNADGVILVSPGYHGTVSGLVKNALDYVEDLRGDARPYLDGRAVGCVGTAQGWQAAVSTLTALRSIVHALRGWPTPLGAALHAGEVRFDEHGACTDAKTAGTLHAIGEQVVDFARRRHG
- a CDS encoding catalase is translated as MTDARFTTNNVGIPVASDDHSLTAGPNGPILLQDHYLIEKNAQFNRERVPERVVHAKGGGAFGFLEVTEDVSQYTKAALFQPGVKTEALTRFSTVAGELGSPDTWRDPRGFAIKFYTSEGNYDLVGNNTPVFFLRDPIKFPDFIRSQKRRADNGRRDHDQQWDFWTLQPETAHQVTWLMGDRGIPKTWRHQNGYGSHTYLWENAGGEKFWVKYHFKTDQGIDFLTSGEAATLAGENADHHIADLWDAIVAGDHPSWTLYVQVMPYEDAADYRFNPFDLTKVWPHGDYPLIKVGRLVLDRNPENYFAQIEQSAFEPTNLVPGIGPSPDKMLLGRMFSYPDAHRYRIGANYAQLPVNQPKSPVNSYSKDGAMRYSNPGDPVYAPNSYGGPHADARKAGETSAAFGVTDEIVRSAYRLHAEDDDFGQAGTMVRSVLNDDQRARLVANVQGHLSNGVSKPVLERALQYWRNVDKGLGDKIAAAFDGS